The following coding sequences lie in one Fusarium poae strain DAOMC 252244 chromosome 1, whole genome shotgun sequence genomic window:
- a CDS encoding hypothetical protein (BUSCO:40617at5125) codes for MLRQVKPRNARSKRALEKREPKANENPKTCLFLRGTSCSQIVQDALNDLHQMRQPHAKKFTKKNAIHPFDDAASLEFFSEKNDASLLVFGSSQKKRPHTLTLVRTFGYKLLDMLELYLDPESFRTIAQFKTKKFAIGLRPMILFAGTAFESPVSNEFTLAKSMFLDFFKGEPADKIDVEGLQYIISISAEDSTGDGDAKPAIHLRVYTINTKRSGQRLPRVEVEEIGPRMDFRIGRVREPDESMLKEAMKTPRGLEERTKKNITTDSMGDKIGRVHLGKQDLSELQLRKMKGLKRSRKDAEDVADVIEEKEEETKRIKQ; via the exons atgctccGTCAAGT CAAACCTCGCAATGCGCGTTCAAAGCGTGCGCTTGAGAAGCGCGAACCCAAGGCCAACGAAAACCCTAAGACATGCCTTTTCCTCCGCGGAACATCGTGCTCTCAGATCGTCCAGGATGCCCTCAACGACCTTCACCAGATGCGACAGCCACACGCAAAAAAATTCACCAAGAAAAACGCTATCCACCCTTTTGACGATGCTGCTTCGCTCGAGTTTTTCTCTGAAAAGAATGACGCCAGTCTGCTCGTCTTTGGCAGCAGCCAGAAAAAGCGACCCCATACTTTGACTCTCGTTCGTACGTTTGGATACAAGCTTCTCGACATGCTTGAGCTCTACCTCGACCCTGAGAGCTTCCGAACCATTGCCCAGTTCAAGACGAAGAAGTTTGCTATTGGTCTGCGACCCATGATTCTGTTTGCTGGCACCGCCTTCGAAAGCCCTGTTAGCAACGAATTCACTCTTGCCAAAAGCATGTTTTTGGACTTCTTCAAGGGCGAACCAGCTGATAAGATAGATGTTGAGGGCCTTCAGTACATTATTTCCATCAGCGCTGAGGACAGTACTGGTGACGGCGATGCCAAGCCCGCGATCCACCTGCGAGTTTATACCATCAACACTAAGCGGTCTGGCCAGCGTCTTCCACGTGTCGAGGTTGAGGAGATTGGTCCTCGCATGGACTTCCGTATCGGTCGTGTCCGAGAACCCGATGAGTCGATGCTCAAGGAGGCCATGAAGACGCCTCGTGGCCTCGAGGAGCGTACCAAAAAGAACATCACAACTGATTCCATGGGTGACAAGATTGGCCGTGTGCACTTGGGCAAGCAGGATCTCAGCGAGTTGCAGCTCCGCAAgatgaagggcctgaagcgAAGTCGAAAGGACGCCGAAGATGTGGCGGACGTTATcgaagagaaggaggaggagaccaAGAGGATAAAGCAGTAG
- the CYS3 gene encoding cystathionine gamma-lyase cys3 (BUSCO:28528at5125), translating into MSSAPLNSDPVATPPRPPSPVHNFGTLAVHAGAPHDPATGAVIESISLSTTFAQSAVGKPVGEYEYSRSSNPNRTNFETAVAALEHAKYALAFSSGSATTATILQSLAAGSHVISVSDVYGGTHRYFTQVAKAHGVKVTFTPEIEVDIAEHITPDTRLIWIETPSNPTLRLVDIRAVVTEAHKHGVLVVVDNTFLSPYVQNPLDFGADIVVHSVTKYINGHSDVVMGVAAFNSDELKTRLSFLQNAIGAVPSAFDSWLAHRGLKTLHLRAREASRNADAVARALEASPLVIAVNYPGLDSHPHRHIAKKQHRDALGGGMLSFRIQGGHAAAERFCQVTKIFTLAESLGGVESLVEVPSSMTHAGIPRDQREAVGIFDDLVRISCGVEDAQDLTNDVLQALEKATSAAKVNGLNGNGVNGSNGH; encoded by the coding sequence ATGTCTTCCGCTCCTCTCAACTCAGACCCCGTGGCCACCCCACCTCGTCCTCCGTCTCCCGTCCACAACTTCGGTACCCTCGCCGTCCACGCCGGCGCTCCACATGACCCCGCCACCGGAGCCGTGATCGAGTCTATCTCACTGTCCACCACCTTTGCTCAGTCCGCTGTTGGCAAGCCTGTTGGCGAGTACGAATACTCTCGATCTTCCAACCCTAACCGTACCAACTTCGAgactgctgttgctgctctcGAGCACGCCAAGTACGCTCTCGCCTTCTCCTCCGGTTCCGCCACCACCGCCACCATTCTCCAGAGTCTGGCTGCCGGCAGCCATGTCATTTCCGTCTCCGACGTCTACGGCGGCACCCACCGTTACTTCACCCAGGTCGCCAAGGCCCACGGCGTCAAGGTCACCTTCACGCCAGAGATCGAGGTTGACATCGCCGAGCACATCACTCCCGATACTCGTCTTATCTGGATCGAGACTCCCAGCAACCCCACACTGCGCCTCGTCGATATCCGAGCTGTCGTCACTGAGGCCCACAAGCATGGTGTCCTTGTCGTTGTCGACAACACCTTCCTCTCTCCCTACGTCCAGAACCCTCTCGACTTCGGTGCCGACATCGTTGTTCACAGTGTCACCAAGTACATCAATGGTCACAGTGATGTAGTCATGGGCGTCGCCGCCTTTAACAGCGATGAGCTCAAGACCCGCTTGAGCTTCCTCCAGAACGCCATTGGCGCTGTCCCCTCCGCCTTCGATTCCTGGCTCGCCCACCGTGGTCTCAAGACCCTACACCTGCGAGCCCGTGAGGCCAGCCGCAACGCCGACGCTGTTGCCAGAGCTCTGGAGGCTTCTCCTCTGGTTATTGCTGTTAACTACCCCGGTCTTGACTCTCACCCCCACCGACACATCGCCAAGAAGCAGCACCGCGACGCTCTCGGCGGCGGTATGCTCTCTTTCCGTATCCAGGGTGGCCACGCTGCCGCTGAGCGCTTCTGCCAGGTGACAAAGATCTTCACCCTCGCCGAGAGTCTGGGTGGTGTTGAGAGTCTGGTCGAAGTTCCCAGCAGCATGACTCACGCTGGTATCCCCCGGGATCAGCGTGAGGCCGTGGGTATCTTCGATGACCTTGTCCGCATCAGCTGCGGTGTCGAGGACGCTCAGGATCTCACCAACGATGTTCTCCAGGCTCTCGAGAAGGCTACCTCGGCAGCCAAGGTTAACGGTCTCAACGGCAACGGCGTTAACGGCTCCAACGGACACTAG
- a CDS encoding hypothetical protein (BUSCO:15737at5125) yields the protein MSFMGGAECSTSGNPLSQLHKHTQNDRTLQQDRLVGRGPGGQLNGFRSQSANAPQDEMMNGFLNQGPSLQQEFPMQPGQMGPLNPAQSHMRASSASPTWAHDFNGQPTMESAFQPPSAAQAHFNADEFARFQQHNAQGSSARASPMQSNIPSQMNQQRPMMGGMMNRSMGYSPMFQPMYQNQQPMQQHQPQQQDAKGKGRLVELDDHKWEEQFASMELQDNVKEQEEANVAERELNEMDKGLTSETNEYGDFESIWKGIQAETAAARQDFDQFDSEWNNNMMPDFEGMGDWGRLGDPAVETYLFEQDNFFRDEKNAFEEGVRIMKEGGNLSLAALAFESAVQQNPDHTDAWVYLGTAQAQNEKETAAIRALEQALKQDPNNLAALMGLAVSYTNEGYDSTAYRTLERWLSVKYPNILNPKDLHPPAEMGFTDRQQLHDKVTNLFIKAAQLSPDGEHMDPDVQVGLGVLFYGAEDYDKAVDCFQSALHSSEVGTSNQQEQLHLLWNRLGATLANSGRSEEAIAAYQEALAMAPNFVRARYNLGVSCINIHCHHEAACHFLAALEMHKAIEKSGRSKAYEILGDNASGVDETLDRMSAQNRSSTLYDTLRRVFTQMGRRDLAEKTIAGVDPDVFRPEFEF from the exons ATGTCGTTTATGGGTGGCGCTGAATGTTCGACATCTGGAAACCCTCTTAGCCAGCTTCATAAGCATACTCAAAATGATAGGACCCTTCAGCAAGACCGTCTTGTTGGCCGAGGCCCTGGTGGACAACTCAATGGGTTTCGTAGCCAGAGCGCGAATGCGCCTCAAGATGAG ATGATGAATGGGTTTCTCAACCAGGGACCGAGCCTTCAGCAAGAATTCCCCATGCAGCCGGGCCAGATGGGCCCTCTTAACCCAGCCCAGTCCCATATGCGAGCTAGCTCAGCGTCACCAACATGGGCACACGACTTCAACGGCCAGCCAACGATGGAATCAGCTTTCCAGCCGCCTTCTGCTGCACAGGCGCACTTCAATGCTGACGAGTTTGCCCGATTCCAACAGCATAACGCACAAGGTTCCTCGGCGAGAGCAAGCCCCATGCAGAGCAACATTCCCAGCCAGATGAACCAGCAACGACCCATGATGGGCGGCATGATGAACCGATCGATGGGCTACTCTCCTATGTTCCAACCAATGTACCAGAACCAGCAGCCCATGCAGCAACACCAACCACAGCAGCAAGATGCTAAGGGTAAGGGTCGGCTCGTGGAGCTTGATGACCATAAGTGGGAGGAGCAGTTTGCTTCGATGGAGCTCCAAGACAATGTCAAGGAGCAAGAAGAGGCAAATGTTGCAGAGCGTGAGCTCAACGAAATGGACAAAGGCTTGACGTCTGAAACCAATGAGTACGGTGATTTTGAATCTATTTGGAAAGGAATACAAGCTGAGACGGCTGCTGCTAGACAAGACTTTGACCAGTTCGACAGCGAATGGAACAACAACATGATGCCCGATTTCGAGGGTATGGGCGACTGGGGCCGCCTCGGTGACCCGGCCGTCGAAACCTATTTGTTCGAACAAGACAACTTTTTCCGAGACGAAAAGAACGCTTTCGAGGAGGGCGTGCGCATTATGAAAGAAGGTGGCAATCTCTCGCTGGCTGCCCTGGCTTTCGAGTCCGCTGTTCAACAAAACCCCGACCACACTGATGCCTGGGTATACTTGGGAACGGCTCAGGCGCAGAACGAGAAGGAAACGGCAGCTATCCGAGCTCTTGAACAAGCGCTTAAGCAGGATCCTAACAACCTAGCAGCATTGATGGGTTTGGCTGTATCGTATACCAACGAAGGTTACGACAGCACCGCATATCGAACCCTTGAACGATGGTTGTCAGTCAAATACCCTAATATTCTTAACCCCAAAGACCTGCATCCTCCCGCAGAAATGGGCTTCACGGACCGCCAACAGCTGCATGACAAGGTGACAAATCTTTTCATCAAGGCGGCACAGCTGAGTCCTGACGGTGAGCACATGGACCCTGACGTGCAAGTTGGCCTTGGTGTTCTTTTCTATGGCGCAGAGGATTATGATAAGGCAGTTGATTGCTTCCAGTCAGCTCTTCATTCATCGGAAGTTGGTACGTCCAACCAGCAAGAACAGCTACATCTCCTCTGGAATCGCCTCGGCGCTACACTGGCCAATAGTGGACGGTCCGAGGAAGCCATTGCGGCATACCAAGAGGCGCTCGCCATGGCTCCTAATTTCGTGCGCGCTCGTTACAACCTGGGTGTCAGCTGCATCAACATTCATTGCCACCACGAAGCTGCCTGTCACTTCCTGGCCGCCTTGGAGATGCACAAAGCTATTGAGAAGTCGGGCCGCAGCAAAGCATACGAGATTCTGGGCGATAACGCTTCTGGGGTCGATGAGACACTTGACCGCATGTCGGCACAGAACAGGAGCAGCACACTATACGACACCCTCAGGCGTGTCTTTACGCAGATGGGTCGACGGGATCTGGCGGAGAAGACCATTGCGGGCGTAGATCCAGACGTGTTCAGACCAGAGTTTGAGTTTTAA
- a CDS encoding hypothetical protein (BUSCO:26877at5125) has product MDGHNQQRPPTSKAAGLNNILNSDHAPGHIPNGPPHTRDSGFYSNGDASSKHTSAASFNVNGLSPSGSGYQSSSHDKTPSPTTSNMVPQGAISPLATNMSVAAIVSPSTPGSFDPRRDRPTSIESNGTGHTIGDTLTPGMAALRRESVDSRINQNFSDMRLGNNSPYASNNHSTSSIQNTLHSQRNPHHLLSNRISNGYQPNAERNPETKTVKTAPAITGPATGHIARAAEPTKGQAWAFPEEEIQRVGGAPTFTDSRRSSITESIASSQFTTESRLPAGQLRLESEYSRMSSASDFLPVHHHSMQHKQLSDLQAEEGNGPTGSQPYSRTPELRVSHKLAERKRRTEMKELFDQLRDLMPQERGSKASKWEILTKAISEYQKQQDHIILLQNHYNSAAAENEILRREVHALRAENAQLRGSPSSAPTPASGPPSTTYQTERYANSNGPELPPIRSLSNNMPNGPDSMTGVQYETPQSNGYRQERF; this is encoded by the exons ATGGACGGCCACAACCAACAACGCCCACCTACTTCCAAGGCGGCCGGTCTCAACAATATTCTCAATAGCGACCACGCTCCAGGCCACATCCCAAACGGCCCTCCCCACACGCGGGATTCGGGGTTCTACTCCAACGGAGACGCCTCCAGTAAGC ACACATCTGCTGCCTCTTTTAATGTAAACGGTCTCAGCCCAAGCGGTTCTGGCTACCAGTCTTCGTCGCACGATAAGACCCCTTCGCCGACTACTTCCAACATGGTCCCCCAGGGAGCTATATCGCCGCTAGCAACCAACATGAGCGTCGCCGCAATCGTATCCCCCAGCACGCCCGGAAGCTTCGATCCACGTCGTGACCGACCCACGTCAATTGAATCCAACGGTACCGGCCATACCATTGGCGACACGCTGACACCAGGAATGGCTGCGCTGAGGCGGGAAAGTGTCGACAGTCGCATCAACCAAAACTTTAGCGATATGCGTCTTGGCAACAACTCTCCCTACGCCTCCAACAATCACTCAACTAGCTCGATTCAAAACACCCTTCATAGCCAACGGAATCCCCACCACCTCTTATCTAATCGAATCTCCAATGGCTACCAACCCAACGCGGAGCGAAATcccgagaccaagaccgTTAAGACGGCGCCTGCCATTACCGGACCAGCAACAGGGCACATTGCCCGAGCAGCGGAACCCACCAAGGGTCAAGCATGGGCTTTCCCCGAAGAGGAGATCCAAAGGGTCGGTGGTGCTCCTACGTTCACTGACTCGAGGCGCAGCAGCATTACAGAGTCGATCGCGAGCAGCCAGTTCACGACCGAGTCGCGCCTGCCCGCTGGTCAACTAAGACTGGAGAGCGAGTACTCTCGCATGTCCAGTGCCTCAGACTTCCTACCTGTTCATCACCACTCTATGCAACACAAGCAACTGAGCGATCTGCAGGCGGAGGAAGGGAATGGGCCTACAGGGTCACAGCCCTACAGTAGAACACCGGAATTGAGAGTCAGCCACAAGCTCGCGGAGCGCAAGAGGAGAACGGAAATGAAGGAGCTGTTCGACCAGCTTCGTGATCTTATGCCGCAGGAGCGAGGCTCCAAGGcttccaagtgggaaatattGACAAAAG CCATCTCCGAGTACCAGAAGCAGCAGGATCATATCATACTGCTCCAAAATCACTACAACTCGGCGGCGGCAGAGAACGAAATTCTTCGCCGGGAAGTTCATGCGCTGCGGGCGGAAAATGCCCAGCTTAGAGGATCTCCATCATCAGCACCAACGCCAGCTTCAGGACCTCCCTCTACGACTTATCAAACAGAACGTTATGCCAACTCGAATGGGCCAGAACTGCCACCTATCCGGTCACTGAGCAACAATATGCCCAACGGACCAGACTCAATGACTGGTGTTCAGTACGAAACCCCCCAAAGTAATGGATACCGCCAGGAGAGATTCTGA
- a CDS encoding hypothetical protein (BUSCO:14536at5125): MDRLPRELVDSILQQCVVHGPKNTVLSLRLVCRVFDQVLKPFACRTLDLEFSRLSKTSGVTRPQMDALQTIGYHCKSLYIDLMVLRDDLEVEFLETVFTRVPSMTDFCQTLHKKYCMNETSFTESDYYRAVEEMLFYCRDVDRLRLNLPFQLVGRHCNAATMILANTLKAFAQRPEEDSAKLNTLVIENVTDVAIRHLWMNPIDVMNIMRVLEVLEHLVLTLRRHENEPTTVGLFGSCLWNIVENAGDLKSLCLIGMDHDDRPPRGLKQTKSWQMPVEEWRAKSLPAPNVIHSNLTCLELKRIELCPEVFVRTAENFGPTLQELYLNEVYLKVEQSRDWNQDSKKILWVGMHNQRPGEDCHWIAMALRCAAPHLRICRASFLAYDHYLVEDMANQPEFDLVDPCGLGRSISQRFVEVAMGIRQPTALARDVVEYLPPEPQFDNLLNNLRSRNRALSVVEYDTNAYQTAVANPTSEWQRSIDGVFPNCNSNTLDELHYIAETACQGMNEIHQRRNEWSAENSMANEFTENLFSISAAEDEHA, translated from the exons ATGGATCGTTTACCGCGAGAACTCGTCGATTCAATACTCCAACAATGCGTAGTACATGGACCCAAGAACACAGTCCTGAGCCTTCGGCTTGTTTGTCGCGTCTTCGATCAGGTTCTCAAGCCATTTGCATGCCGAACTCTTGACCTAGAGTTCTCGCGCCTGAGCAAGACGAGTGGCGTGACACGCCCCCAGATGGATGCGTTGCAAACGATTGGTTACCATTGCAAGAGTCTCTATATAGACTTGATGGTTCTACGGGATGACC TGGAAGTTGAGTTTCTTGAAACAGTTTTTACGCGGGTTCCATCAATGACAGACTTTTGTCAAACGCTACACAAGAAATACTGCATGAATGAGACGTCATTCACCGAGTCAGATTACTACCGGGCCGTGGAGGAGATGCTATTCTACTGTCGCGACGTCGACCGACTACGCCTCAACCTCCCCTTCCAGCTTGTCGGTCGCCATTGCAACGCCGCCACGATGATATTGGCCAACACGCTCAAGGCGTTCGCACAGCGACCCGAAGAGGACTCAGCAAAGCTTAACACACTCGTCATAGAGAACGTGACCGATGTCGCGATACGCCATCTATGGATGAACCCGATCGATGTGATGAACATCATGAGAGTGCTGGAGGTGTTGGAACATCTCGTTCTGACACTCAGGAGGCACGAGAACGAGCCCACCACTGTTGGGCTATTTGGATCTTGCCTTTGGAATATTGTCGAGAACGCAGGGGATCTAAAGAGCCTCTGTTTGATTGGCATGGACCATGATGATCGCCCGCCCAGAGGCTTGAAGCAAACAAAATCGTGGCAGATGCCAGTTGAAGAGTGGCGGGCAAAGTCGCTGCCCGCCCCGAATGTTATACACTCCAACTTGACATGCCTAGAGCTGAAGCGAATTGAACTATGCCCAGAAGTATTTGTCCGTACCGCGGAGAATTTCGGACCTACACTGCAAGAGCTTTATCTGAACGAAGTCTATCTCAAGGTTGAGCAGTCAAGAGACTGGAACCAAGATTCTAAGAAGATCCTTTGGGTCGGAATGCACAACCAACGCCCCGGAGAGGATTGCCACTGGATTGCCATGGCACTGAGATGCGCTGCGCCTCACCTGAGAATATGCCGGGCATCGTTCTTGGCATACGACCATTACCTGGTTGAAGACATGGCCAACCAGCCAGAATTTGATTTGGTGGACCCTTGTGGTCTTGGTCGAAGTATTTCTCAGCGCTTTGTTGAAGTAGCCATGGGAATTCGCCAACCCACGGCGCTTGCAAGGGATGTCGTTGAATATCTACCTCCAGAGCCCCAATTCGACAACCTCTTGAACAACCTTCGCTCAAGAAACCGTGCTTTGAGCGTAGTAGAGTACGATACTAACGCATACCAGACAGCCGTCGCTAACCCTACCTCCGAATGGCAACGCAGCATCGATGGCGTCTTTCCTAATTGCAATTCCAACACTCTTGACGAGCTGCACTACATTGCCGAGACTGCATGCCAGGGTATGAACGAGATACACCAACGTCGTAATGAATGGTCTGCCGAAAACAGCATGGCGAATGAATTCACGGAAAATCTGTTCAGTATCTCTGCCGCTGAAGACGAACACGCTTGA
- a CDS encoding hypothetical protein (SECRETED:SignalP(1-17)), producing the protein MRSSFAILAMAVSAVSAQSVKTYKDSLEMTIDPNTVELTTRSGWCGAQQNTCDTLCKDDTIKNNCNDDTLNWECTCSSNSSAPGLQYYTQTMPTFICEDLFAQCISQTNTQKGSDECESKIKSKCAKQNPPKNLASDDDDDDTSSSATDTATASATQTSSGASGTAEAVSTTTSDAFAAPTMAPAGKGAAAAVALGMLAYLV; encoded by the exons ATGCGTTCATCCTTTGCTATCCTCGCCATGGCCGTCTCGGCCGTCTCGGCTCAGTCTGTCAAAACCTACAAGGACTCTCTCGAAATGACCATTGATCCCAATACTGTCGAGCTCACCACCAGAT CCGGTTGGTGCGGAGCCCAGCAAAACACTTGCGATACTCTCTGCAAGGATGACACCATCAAGAACAACTGCAACGAT GATACCCTCAACTGGGAATGTACATGCTCCTCCAACAGCTCGGCTCCCGGTCTCCAGTATTACACCCAGACCATGCCTACTTTCATCTGTGAAGACCTCTTTGCGCAATGCATTTCGCAAACCAATACCCAAAAGGGAAGCGATGAATGCGAGTCCAAGATCAAGTCCAAGTGCGCCAAGCAGAACCCTCCTAAGAACCTCGccagcgacgacgacgacgacgataccAGCTCCAGTGCCACCGACACTGCTACTGCCTCGGCCACTCAGACTTCGTCGGGCGCTAGTGGCACCGCAGAGGCTGTGTCCACAACAACTTCTGATGCCTTTGCTGCCCCTACCATGGCGCCGGCAGGCAAGGGTGCCGCCGCCGCTGTTGCTCTCGGCATGTTGGCCTACCTCGTCTAA
- a CDS encoding hypothetical protein (BUSCO:25990at5125) — MPPRRSHKKSRAGCRRCKNRKIKCDEVHPRCGNCAKHGVPCDFSNPDVLEELAISTNTSSESVGAPTPSPAPTVNFNSAPRTPLTRPRAPSSPARAPRPNPSPPTSVYSQPSISSSTNTIDHGERMLELRLMHHYTNVTSKTLLTNSPAAEDIWQRAVPQMAFSGNGKTYLADAILSVAALHLRSMSPNDKALVRASHAYSASSLSAFGASLGAGITPENAEALFLTATLIAFQASASRIFVKDDGDAAPGDSTSRYVPPLSWFHAFQGVKTVVANSWQWIHHSDIVKVVIDSQPGFQLNLNPRSPDSFFGHMLEGLADELSNEDPRLVASTTQAYSHAVSVLNWAHKNYHAAAALTFPATVSKRYVDLVDARRPRALAILACFFALLKRMDNVWWLQDVARREVMGLVSLFEPGSKWWRHLEWPIRIALLDGSSIPQDIWGTELEEQAPEHQNVLGSMTQHIEIFAEMLHQHAQPPIPIADEDLIVPDSPD, encoded by the exons ATGCCGCCTCGTCGGTCTCACAAAAAGTCTCGTGCCGGCTGCCGGAGGTGTAAGAATAGGAAGATAAAG TGCGACGAAGTCCACCCACGATGCGGCAACTGTGCCAAGCATGGTGTTCCTTGCGATTTCAGCAACCCCGATGTCCTAGAAGAACTGGCAATCTCTACCAACACCAGCTCTGAGAGCGTCGGCGCACCTACTCCCTCGCCAGCACCCACAGTCAACTTTAATTCCGCTCCAAGGACTCCGTTAACACGCCCACGTGCTCCTTCAAGTCCAGCAAGAGCGCCAAGACCAAATCCCTCTCCTCCGACCTCTGTCTACTCACAGCCCTCGATAAGCTCGTCCACCAACACTATAGACCATGGCGAAAGAATGCTCGAGTTGCGTCTGATGCATCACTACACCAACGTCACCTCAAAGACGCTTCTAACCAACTCGCCAGCCGCCGAGGATATCTGGCAGCGCGCTGTCCCACAGATGGCTTTCTCTGGCAATGGCAAGACTTATCTCGCTGACGCCATCTTGTCAGTGGCAGCGCTCCATCTGCGTTCGATGTCTCCGAACGACAAGGCATTGGTGCGCGCTTCGCATGCCTATTCTgcctcttctctttctgcTTTTGGTGCATCCCTTGGCGCGGGCATTACGCCTGAGAATGCGGAGGCTCTCTTCCTCACAGCGACTTTGATTGCTTTTCAAGCCAGTGCATCCCGGATTTTTGTTAAGGATGACGGCGACGCCGCTCCTGGTGACTCGACAAGTCGGTATGTGCCCCCGTTGTCTTGGTTTCATGCCTTCCAAGGCGTCAAGACTGTGGTCGCAAACTCCTGGCAGTGGATCCACCACAGTGATATCGTCAAAGTTGTCATTGATTCGCAGCCTGGATTTCAACTGAATCTCAACCCACGCTCGCCCGATTCTTTCTTCGGTCACATGCTTGAAGGTTTAGCTGATGAGTTGAGTAACGAAGACCCCCGCCTGGTTGCCTCAACTACCCAGGCTTACTCGCACGCTGTCAGCGTGCTTAACTGGGCTCACAAGAATTACCACGCAGCCGCTGCCCTAACGTTTCCTGCCACTGTCTCCAAACGATatgttgatcttgttgatgCAAGACGACCTCGGGCCCTTGCCATTCTTGCTTgcttctttgccttgttGAAGCGAATGGACAACGTCTGGTGGCTGCAAGATGTTGCTCGCCGCGAGGTAATGGGACTGGTCAGCTTATTCGAGCCGGGATCGAAATGGTGGCGTCACCTCGAATGGCCAATAAGGATTGCCTTATTAGACGGCAGTTCCATACCGCAAGACATTTGGGGCACCGAACTGGAAGAACAAGCACCAGAGCATCAGAATGTTCTCGGATCCATGACGCAGCATATTGAGATATTTGCTGAAATGCTGCATCAGCACGCGCAACCCCCCATTCCTATTGCAGATGAGGATCTTATTGTGCCTGATTCCCCCGATTAA